The following proteins are encoded in a genomic region of Oncorhynchus kisutch isolate 150728-3 linkage group LG4, Okis_V2, whole genome shotgun sequence:
- the LOC109888515 gene encoding E3 ubiquitin-protein ligase RNF220 isoform X1, with protein MDLHWPTFKMDSSSYLPGPLASPALMVLASTAKTGRDASVPCQASVPCQAPRSFRAPIFENDLPFPSGSYTFASMYNRQGPISGHGSFPARDFPASLLHLHPQFQFHPNNLDCSSLGMLNHIGVGAFRPFSSPPEERETRGYQSAFTPAKRLKGCYTDSEGKEYDFGGGCFLSGSPGSLKAAEDSVRKLFTVSGLLSDREASSSPEDRKEHLCPVCHAVLPPGELQEHMEQEMGRLAQLQISTNSVQRNHPLGATKTLSLSLHIKCEGGSPTSLSCPPEEIYSDRYQTFLRVRTNRHARLNVDDWCYAKPAPLSHLTPDCQRIVRIGKLKRRRPYLGQDILLDLGGEEWSERRRIRMTSILGGCEGSVFVSSSTSKEGRADLDVDGDVTLQYGRVQCTEADIPCSGKDPGEVEEREALRGAVLKYTPHPVVPWPVSVFHHYTTNRHACVVSNVCINCVIGFVSQWWYTVQQSNSGTFQMDK; from the exons ATGGACCTCCACTGGCCCACCTTCAAGATGGACAGCTCCTCCTACCTGCCCGGTCCCCTGGCGTCCCCAGCCCTGATGGTGTTGGCCTCCACAGCCAAGACAGGTCGTGATGCCTCCGTCCCCTGCCAGGCCTCCGTACCCTGCCAGGCCCCGAGGTCCTTCAGGGCCCCAATCTTTGAGAATGACCTCCCCTTCCCCTCCGGCTCCTACACATTTGCCTCCATGTACAACCGTCAGGGGCCTATCTCCGGCCACGGCTCCTTCCCTGCCAGAGACTTCCCTGCCTCCCTGCTCCACCTCCATCCTCAGTTCCAGTTTCACCCCAACAACCTGGACTGCTCTTCCCTGGGGATGCTCAACCACATTGGGGTAGGGGCCTTCCGACCCTTCTCCTCCCCGCCTGAAGAGAGGGAGACCAGGGGTTATCAGTCAGCCTTCACCCCTGCTAAGAGACTCAAGGGCTGCTACACAGATTCTGAGGGGAAGGAGTATGATTTTGGAGGAGGGTGTTTCCTCTCTGGCTCACCGGGATCACTCAAGGCCGCCGAGGATTCTGTGAGGAAGTTGTTTACGGTGTCTGGGCTGCTGTCGGACAGAGAGGCCTCGTCTAGTCCTGAGGACCGTAAGGAACACT TGTGTCCAGTGTGCCATGCTGTGTTACCACCAGGTGAGCTACAGGAGCACATGGAGCAGGAGATGGGCAGACTGGCACAGTTACAAATCAG TACTAATTCAGTGCAGAGAAACCATCCATTAGGAGCTACTAAG ACCCTCTCACTATCTCTGCACATTAAATGTGAGGGTGggtcccccacctctctctcctgccctcctgAAGAGATCTACTCAGACAGATACCAG ACGTTTCTGCGTGTGAGGACAAACAGACATGCAAGACTGAATG TCGATGATTGGTGCTACGCCAAACCCGCTCCTTTAAGTCACCTAACCCCAGACTGCCAAAGAATTG TCAGGATCGGCAAGCTGAAGAGGAGGAGACCTTACTTGGGCCAG gaCATTTTGTTGGACCTGGGgggggaggagtggagtgagCGGAGGAGGATACGGATGACATCCATACTGGGAGGGTGTGAAG GGTCGGTGTTTGTGAGCAGCAGCACGTCTAAGGAAGGCCGCGCTGACCTGGACGTGGATGGAGATGTCACTCTGCAGTATGGAAGAGTACA ATGTACGGAGGCAGACATCCCCTGTTCAGGGAAGGATCctggggaggtggaggagagggaagcaCTGAGGGGGGCGGTTTTAAAGTACACACCACACCCTGTAGTCCCATGGCCTGTTTCTGTGTTCCATCACTACACAACGAATCGTCATGCCTGTGTGGTTAGCAATGTCTGCATTAACTGTGTCATTGGTTTTGTTTCTCAGTGGTGGTACACTGTCCAACAGAGTAACTCTGGAACATTCCAAATGGACAAATGA